Proteins encoded within one genomic window of Bacillus sp. F19:
- the hutU gene encoding urocanate hydratase, giving the protein MTAKFTGAKRGTELDCKGWEQEAALRMLMNNLDPEVAEKPEELIVYGGIGKAARNQESLDGIVQSLKSLEHDETLLIQSGKPVGIFKTHEHAPRVLLSNSVLVPKWADWENFHELDQKGLTMYGQMTAGSWIYIGTQGILQGTYETFSAVAKEHFDGSLKGTITLTAGLGGMGGAQPLAVTMNGGVVIAADIDQSRIEKRLATKYCDRLTHSFDEAVQWAMEARSEGKALSIGLVANAVDVLHEVIKKNIKIDILTDQTSAHDPLNGYFPHGLSMDEALQVKKDHPDLYVEKSKKSMAEHVRCMLELQKSGTIVFDYGNNIRQVAKDEGVENAFAFPGFVPAYIRPLFCEGKGPFRWAALSGDPADIHRTDQLIKELFPENEALLRWIDMAHEHVAFQGLPARICWLGYGERVKMGLAINELVRTGELKAPIVIGRDHLDCGSVASPNRETEAMKDGSDAIGDWAVLNALVNTSAGASWVSFHHGGGVGMGYSLHSGMVVVADGTETAKRKLERVLVSDPGMGIIRHADAGYEEAQTFAKEHNVRIPMQE; this is encoded by the coding sequence ATGACAGCAAAATTCACAGGAGCAAAACGGGGAACAGAATTGGACTGTAAAGGGTGGGAGCAGGAGGCAGCGCTTCGCATGCTGATGAATAACTTGGATCCTGAGGTTGCAGAAAAGCCGGAGGAGCTCATTGTTTATGGAGGAATTGGAAAGGCTGCGAGAAATCAGGAGTCACTGGATGGAATCGTCCAATCGTTAAAATCATTGGAGCATGATGAGACGCTTCTCATTCAATCGGGAAAGCCTGTCGGGATTTTTAAAACGCATGAACATGCCCCGCGGGTTCTGCTTTCAAACTCTGTTCTCGTTCCTAAATGGGCAGATTGGGAAAACTTCCACGAGCTTGATCAAAAGGGCCTCACTATGTATGGGCAAATGACGGCGGGAAGCTGGATCTACATCGGAACACAGGGAATTCTTCAAGGAACCTATGAAACGTTTTCTGCTGTGGCAAAAGAGCATTTTGACGGAAGCTTAAAAGGCACAATTACATTAACGGCAGGCCTTGGCGGAATGGGAGGGGCACAGCCTCTTGCCGTAACGATGAACGGCGGAGTTGTTATTGCTGCCGATATTGATCAAAGCAGAATTGAGAAGAGACTTGCGACAAAGTATTGTGACAGGCTGACTCATTCTTTTGATGAAGCGGTGCAGTGGGCAATGGAGGCTAGGTCAGAAGGCAAAGCCCTTTCGATTGGATTAGTGGCAAATGCAGTAGATGTCCTTCATGAAGTGATTAAGAAAAACATAAAGATTGATATCCTTACTGACCAGACATCCGCACATGACCCGTTAAATGGCTATTTTCCGCATGGTTTATCGATGGATGAAGCGCTGCAGGTAAAAAAGGATCATCCGGATTTGTATGTTGAGAAATCAAAAAAATCAATGGCCGAGCATGTAAGATGCATGTTAGAGCTTCAAAAGAGCGGAACCATCGTCTTTGATTACGGCAATAACATTCGCCAGGTAGCGAAGGACGAAGGAGTGGAAAATGCATTTGCATTTCCGGGCTTTGTACCAGCCTATATTCGTCCGCTGTTCTGTGAGGGCAAAGGTCCTTTCAGATGGGCAGCTCTATCTGGAGATCCTGCAGATATCCACCGCACAGATCAGCTGATTAAGGAGCTTTTTCCTGAAAATGAGGCCCTGCTGCGCTGGATTGATATGGCACATGAGCATGTTGCTTTTCAGGGACTGCCGGCACGTATTTGCTGGCTGGGCTACGGTGAACGGGTGAAGATGGGCCTCGCCATTAATGAATTAGTCCGGACGGGAGAACTGAAAGCACCGATCGTCATTGGACGCGATCACCTTGACTGCGGTTCTGTTGCCTCGCCAAATCGCGAGACAGAGGCGATGAAGGACGGAAGCGATGCAATTGGAGATTGGGCAGTGTTAAATGCACTAGTTAACACATCAGCCGGAGCAAGCTGGGTATCCTTCCACCATGGCGGCGGAGTAGGAATGGGCTATTCTCTGCATTCTGGAATGGTTGTTGTTGCTGACGGAACGGAAACAGCAAAACGTAAATTAGAAAGAGTTCTCGTATCTGATCCCGGGATGGGCATTATCCGTCATGCAGACGCGGGCTACGAAGAGGCACAGACTTTTGCAAAAGAACATAATGTACGTATTCCAATGCAGGAATAG